A stretch of DNA from Candidatus Pseudomonas phytovorans:
CCAGGCGCCCTTCCAGCTCGTTCATAGTCTTGACCACATCGAAGTTCTGCCGCGAGCAACTCGGGCAGGCGATGAAGTTGATGCCACGCGAACGCAGGTGCAGCGACTTGAGGATGTCGTAGCCGACTTTCACTTCTTCGACAGGGTCGGCCGCCAGCGAGATACGGATAGTATCGCCAATGCCTTCGGCCAGCAGCATACCTAGGCCGACGGCGGATTTCACCGTGCCCGAACGCAGGCCACCGGCTTCGGTGATGCCCAGGTGCAGTGGCTGCACGATCTGCCTGGCCAGCAGGCGGTAGGCTTCGACGGCCATGAACACGTCGGAGGCTTTGACGCTGACCTTGAAGTCCTGGAAGTTCAGGCGGTCGAGGTGCTCGACGTGGCGCAGGGCAGACTCCACCAGCGCGGCCGGGGTCGGCTCGCCGTACTTTTTCTGCAGGTCTTTTTCCAGCGAACCGGCGTTAACGCCGATACGGATCGGGATACCGCGGTCACGAGCGGCATCGACCACAGCGCGTACACGGTCTTCACGGCCGATGTTGCCCGGGTTGATGCGCAGGCAATCAACGCCCAGTTCGGCCACGCGCAGGGCGATCTTGTAGTCGAAGTGGATGTCGGCGACCAGCGGCACACTGACCAGTTGCTTGATCTTGCCAAACGCTTCGGCGGCGTCCATGTCTGGCACCGAAACACGCACGATGTCCACGCCGGCATCGACCAGCCGCTGGATCTGCCCCACGGTGGCGGCCACATCGTTGGTGTCGGTGTTGGTCATGCTCTGCACCGCGATGGGCGCATCACCACCCACCGGCACATTGCCAACCCAGATTTTGCGGGATTCGCGACGTTTGATCGGAGATTCGCCGTGCATGACTTACTGTCCCAACTTCAGGCGAGCAGTCTCGCCACTGGTGAACGGGGCAACGTCGACGGCCTGGCCGTTGTAGCTGACCTGGGCTCCCCGGGCAAAGCCCAGGCGCACCGCGAACGGCGGCTTGCCGGTCAGTTCGAGGTTGTCCCCCTTGCGCTTGACAGCGCTGAACAGCACCTTGCCGTTGCCATCGGACACCTGGGTCCAGCAATCGGCGGTGAACTGGATCGCGACCTTGGCACTGCCTGCCGGTACTGCGGCTGGCTCAGTGGCGGCCACCGCGGCTGCGGGCGTTACAGGCGCAACGGCGGCCGGCGCAGGAGTAGCCGGTGCTACCGGAGCAGGCGCTACGCTGGCTGCAGGTTGCGCAGGCACCTGCTGGACGGGTGCTGCAGCAGCCGTCGGCGCCGGGTTTGCCGGCGCCTGTTCGGCGGCAGCGGCAGGCTGCTCGGCAGTGCCCTGTTCCAGTGCCAGCGGCGCGCTTTCAGGCTGCTGGCCAGCGGTAACAGCCTGATCTTCAGGCTCGTCAAGCGGGTGAATCTGGGTGGTGCCATCGGCACTTTCGACTTCGACGTGCTCAAGGGCCATCTTGGCCAGGTCCTTGCCACGCAGGCTGCCCTGGTCCTGCCACCAGACGAAGCCTCCGCCGACCACAGCCACCAGCAACAGCAGGCTGACGCCGCGCAGGATATTGTGCGACAGGCGTACCGGTTCTTCGATACGGCCCAGCGAGTGCACATCGCTGCCTTTGGCGTGGGTACCGGTGTAACGGTCAAAGGCCTCTACCAGGGTGGCCTGGTCAAGGTCCATCAATTTGGCATAGGCGCGAATATAGCCACGGGCGAAGGTATGACCGGGCAGCTTGTCGAAGGCGCCGGTTTCCACATGGTTCAACGAACTGACAGTAAGGTTGAGCTTGCGGGCCACCTCGGCTTGAGACCAGTCCCGTTTCTCACGGGCCAGGCGCAAAAGCTCACCGGGGTTCTGGCCAGGCGCTACTGCTACTTCGGGATGCGCGGCGTTCATCGTTGCTCCGACAGGTATTGCTGATATTCCGGCGTACCGGGATAAAGTCG
This window harbors:
- a CDS encoding DUF4115 domain-containing protein — protein: MNAAHPEVAVAPGQNPGELLRLAREKRDWSQAEVARKLNLTVSSLNHVETGAFDKLPGHTFARGYIRAYAKLMDLDQATLVEAFDRYTGTHAKGSDVHSLGRIEEPVRLSHNILRGVSLLLLVAVVGGGFVWWQDQGSLRGKDLAKMALEHVEVESADGTTQIHPLDEPEDQAVTAGQQPESAPLALEQGTAEQPAAAAEQAPANPAPTAAAAPVQQVPAQPAASVAPAPVAPATPAPAAVAPVTPAAAVAATEPAAVPAGSAKVAIQFTADCWTQVSDGNGKVLFSAVKRKGDNLELTGKPPFAVRLGFARGAQVSYNGQAVDVAPFTSGETARLKLGQ
- the ispG gene encoding flavodoxin-dependent (E)-4-hydroxy-3-methylbut-2-enyl-diphosphate synthase encodes the protein MHGESPIKRRESRKIWVGNVPVGGDAPIAVQSMTNTDTNDVAATVGQIQRLVDAGVDIVRVSVPDMDAAEAFGKIKQLVSVPLVADIHFDYKIALRVAELGVDCLRINPGNIGREDRVRAVVDAARDRGIPIRIGVNAGSLEKDLQKKYGEPTPAALVESALRHVEHLDRLNFQDFKVSVKASDVFMAVEAYRLLARQIVQPLHLGITEAGGLRSGTVKSAVGLGMLLAEGIGDTIRISLAADPVEEVKVGYDILKSLHLRSRGINFIACPSCSRQNFDVVKTMNELEGRLEDLLVPLDVAVIGCVVNGPGEAKEAHVGLTGGTPNLIYIDGKPAQKLTNDNLVDELERLIRQKAAEKVEADAALIARG